From one Dermacentor variabilis isolate Ectoservices chromosome 3, ASM5094787v1, whole genome shotgun sequence genomic stretch:
- the LOC142574617 gene encoding Na(+)/H(+) exchange regulatory cofactor NHE-RF2-like → MGGLRNDDRIIEVNGKSVNGKTYQEVLGHIHEDPTKVQLLVIDHETDQEFARRHEVPSRKSRSLVRKAAPAEMPRLTIARERKQVVSFTPGLLLAIHKKAQFRPKGEASITIAN, encoded by the exons ATGGGCGGCTTGCGCAACGACGACAGGATCATTGAG GTCAACGGGAAGTCGGTGAACGGCAAGACGTACCAGGAAGTACTCGGCCACATCCATGAGGACCCGACCAAAGTGCAGCTGCTGGTCATTGATCATGAGACGGACCAGGAGTTTGCGAGACGCCATGAGGTGCCGAGCAGAAAGTCTCGCAGTTTGGTGCGCAAAGCGGCGCCTGCCGAGATGCCACGCCTGACCATTGCCCGAGAGCGCAAGCAAGTGGTGAGCTTCACACCGGGCCTTCTCTTAGCAATACACaaaaaggcgcagtttcgcccgaaaggcgaagcatcgattacgatagcaaactAG